The following proteins come from a genomic window of Hemitrygon akajei unplaced genomic scaffold, sHemAka1.3 Scf000042, whole genome shotgun sequence:
- the LOC140720428 gene encoding uncharacterized protein, with the protein MAKSETSMKKQLVKPDSPSPSGDGLTSPYSELNLRKDEPLIDEDEVPPIASGPGGLPTTAQTAAHEQESKVKIGNRPYRLICLLCLVTSALIVIVAGLWIHGMYSGLRHQFTEMDTKYRSVNETKAQICESLTSRREQTCFKDCATNTDRRYYVSTYERSFPRAMQECSIRDSRLLEINSRDEASFVFRLLDNRNLAYWVGKCANGDDTTGLLYNVSSGRSSCSACTSSGGSEYCPHEKHRFICEMSAPCCPDIPEKIQVLCQQPGEPT; encoded by the exons ATGGCCAAGAGCGAGACGTCCATGAAAAAGCAACTTGTAAAACCGGACTCACCGTCTCCATCgggag ATGGCCTGACCTCCCCCTACTCAGAGCTGAACCTTCGGAAAGACGAGCCTCTCATCGACGAGGACGAGGTTCCTCCCATTGCCTCAGGACCCGGAGGGCTGCCGACTACTGCAcagacag CTGCGCATGAACAGGAGTCGAAAGTGAAGATCGGAAACAGACCGTACCGtctgatctgcctactctgcctagttacgtccgCCCTCATCGTGATTGTGGCCGGTCTCTGGATCCATG GAATGTACAGCggtctccgtcaccagttcactgagatggatacgaagtacagatctgtcaacgaaaccaaggctcaaatctgtgaatcgttgaccagcagaagag agcaaacgtGTTTCAAGGACTGTGCCACAAATACAGACCGGCGTTATTACGTATCCACGTATGAAAGATCTTTCCCCAGAGCGATGCAAGAATGTTCAATCCGTGATTcaaggctgctggaaatcaattcaagggatgaagcg AGTTTTGTTTTCCGCCTTCTTGACAACCGAAACCTTGCTTACTGGGTTGGAAAATGCGCGAACGG GGATGATACCACTGGTCTGCTGTACAATGTGTCCTCTGGAAGGTCCTCCTGCAGTGCATGCACATCGAGTGGTGGGAGTGAATATTGCCCACATGAGAAACACCGTTTCATCTGCGAGATGTCTGCCCCTTGCtgcccggatattcctgaaaagatccaggtTCTCTGTCAACAGCCCGGAGAGCCGACTTGA